From the Musa acuminata AAA Group cultivar baxijiao chromosome BXJ3-1, Cavendish_Baxijiao_AAA, whole genome shotgun sequence genome, the window agataagtgtgcaggattaactacgatgaaagctaGACAAgcggtaggagttacgccggagtcaagacaatgatcacattgggagttcgagagcttgacggaagtccgaacggtcgtcggaggttctgcgggaacagatccgagaagtccaggagcttgccaaaagaagctcgtcataactcgccaagtggatcgtcgcaagtccaggagtttgccggaagtccgcaggagcatcaccgagggttcatcggatgatcgacggaagttcgccggaagaagcgattgacgcaccggtgcaagctgcaaaaattatcttaggattaatcgtagttagcacattgattaagttaaaaatgggaggtgatcccattagcttaatcttggggcaattgggcctctgaaaaaccaaaatttggccgaatggagctaaccattcgggccctgattgcaccaggaggtgcaaccacccaagccaggaggtggcaccgcctgagctaagtctcccagggagactgggcggtgtaaccaccccagccaggaggtggcaccgcctgagctcagtcttcgagcaagactgggcggtgcaacctcccctgacagagaggtagcaccgcctgagctcggtcttcgagctctggcaggcgatgcaaccgcctcagtcaggaggtggcatcgcctggggctcagtctccgagccagactgggcggtgcaaccgcccttgacagagaggtgcaaccgcctgggctcagtcttcgagctctgccaagtggtgcaaccgctccagtcaggaggtgcaaccgcctgatcccggaattccgggatttgattgttttgagctccaaatttgaactgggttggggcctataaataccccacccattcagcactgaaaagatacagacctacaccgaaatcttgatcttttctgtgattctaagagctcaaatttgtgtaaagtccaaaagttctcctctttctgttcttcaagttttgagttgtaaagagaggagagaaaggttctgtaagggttgtctcctgagtccgtcaaaaagagtgaaactgtaaaagggcagttggccttcgcctattgaaggaaggcctctagttgacgtcggtgacctcgtcggtggaggaagccaaaagtggagtagatcaaggctgaccgaaccactctaaatctcgatttgcatttattttttagcactttatcatttctgcaaacctcctaaatatctactgccttctgtgcttttacgaacgagcttctaagttcagatctttccgaatcagcatttagacgtaaatcggcgttttcgtacgatcattacattgcagtttacgtttacattttaactcctattataactgcaaactggcttCTACGCATTTGTAAAATGcacttctaagttcagatctttccgaatcagcatttagacgtaaatcggcattttcgtacgatcattacattgcagtttacgtttacgttttaactcctattataactgcaaactggcttCTGCGCATTTGTAAAAcgcatctcaaagttcagtatcttcaaaatcaatatttagacgtaaactacgtttagacgtaaactacgtttagacgtaaaactgtgtttagacgcaaactgcgtttagacgtaaactacgtttagacgtaaaactgagtttagacgcaaactgtgtttagacgtaaactgtgtttagacgtaaactacgcttagacgtaaaactgtgtttagacgcaatctgcgtttagacgtaaatagcgtttagacgcaaactgcgcttaatcttaaaatcggcttttacatcgaaatcgtttttatcgaacgaacgcagctttcggttttaatcttagaaagatttccgctgcactaattcaccccccccccctcttagtgctctcgatcctaacagttatcaCAGATAATTCGATCAGGAAGAAAGGTTGGCTAATAGAGACTAATCAACTGAAGATAAGGTTTCATATGATTAGAAAGAACCTTAGCTAAAATATGATAGCTAATATTGGATAAAGCAATAGGCTGATAATAAGCAACCATAGTTGGGTTTTTAATATTGGGGGTAAAATTAAAGAAGGTTTTGGTCCAACTATAAGGGATAAAAATGTTGGTGGaatcatttaaaaatattaacgAGGGAGGGGGCAATGACGTCTCAATATGCTAAGTAGAGCTCACAAATAAAGCTATTAGGGCTAAGGCTTTTTTCCAACCCTAAGGACCAGACTATAAAGTAAATCTCATCTATAGTGAATAGTTCGATTACATATGAGTCATCATAGTGAGAGCTAGGAGAGAAGGCATGAAGAGTGGAACAAAGTTAGTTGAGGTGTAGAAAGGAGATTGCCATAAATCAATATAATGCTAATGAAAAAGAGAGTTGATCTCATTAGTGTCTAGAATCAACTCCTGATTAGGTTCAAAATACCTataataaaattatgaaaatatttaattttacgaTTGTGATCATTAAAGTTATATAGGTATAGAGAATTAACCACTAAAGATTAGAATTAGAGGAGGTACTCTTCAATTTAAGATTCAAAAGTCATGATAGTGTTATGAAGAGTCTCTAAGTTACTCCAAGAGCATTTGTTATAATACAAAAAATCACCTCTCAACTTACAAAGGTTCATATGGAAATGTGCAAGATGGTTAGTGTCATCTAAGGGTGGGTCCAATTGGACTTAACCAAATTAATTATTtcatattatttaaattaaaagttTTGAAATTAAAAAGAATAAGGGATAATAATatctatatattttatatgaaacttgAGCGGAACATGATATGTTATAAAAAGGTGGTAAACAGAATAGCCATTAAACAACTGAAGCTAGAGATGATTAGCCAAACCCCTCTCAAGACGAACAAAGATGCATGCATGGATCTTTTGGTTATTACACTAGGTGTACTTAGGGCCAAATAAATCCAAGTTTATTAaactataatttttataaaatcttgGAAAGTTCCAATAGATAAGTTAGCTCAGAAAGGATGACCATCAAATTTGTCAAACCCATGTAAAATGTAATTGAAGTTGTCTAAAATACACTAAGGAATATCAAAAAAGTTAAGCTCTGAAAGATTATTCAagagattattttaaaaaaacttcGAGTTACTAGGATAGATACCAACTTGGCAATCCATGCTACTACTGATCACCATATACATCCCACCAATAGGGGCACAACAGCTATGAACACCCCTCCAACAGTGGATTAAAGCAGGTGTGCAACTCAAGAAGATTCCCTTATCCCCTGATCATGCATTAACAAAGTCAAGCTGCctcatcttctcctcctccaatTCCATTCCatatggattattattattattattattattattatattgagAGGCTGAGGTGCAATTGGTGGTTGCAAGGCTAGTCCAGTGAGGGAGTAGCATGCTTGAGACTGAAATGGATCTAAGTTGACTATGACAGCTGAAAGGGAAGGGTTGAAAGGAGGAGCTCGAAGTGACATGAGTGCCCATAACCTCCACTTTGGATTACATTAATGATCAGATTTAGTGTCGAGTGAGTGCATGCAGTATGTGGCATCCAAGTGGAGAAGATGGGTTTGGCTGTGGATGAAAGAATGGATGGGGGGTTACCTCACACTTCTccaactttttctctctcttcaaaTGTGACAATTCTTTCTCTCATCGAGGATTTAGAGCGTGAACTTTCGTTAAGAAAATGATATTTAAGTTCAACaagaattttatttttcaaaaatgatgtaaaattttcttctatATGTGATcgtaaaaacaaataaaaataaaaataaatcgtaTCGTGCTAGTATCAAGTAATATGTTTCCATAATCATATTTATCTATATCGAACGGTACAGTCAAGATTTGAATTTGTGATATTTTCAATTTAAATTCAATAGCCATGGATTAGAGAAAATTTACCACACAACATCAAGAAATTTGATAAAGAGAATATAAATTTGCATAGAATTAATTATACATTGTGTATTGAAATATTAAGATCCTCCATGTATATCTCTTTcgttaattataatattaagatCCTCCATGTAGATCTTAGATTTCACGTGTACgagaaaatatttaagaaaaataaatcctTGTGATTAGGGGAAAAAAAACTGTCTCAATTGGTTAGCAGAAAGTATTTGAGATAGCAATAAAATTAAGGTTACAATATTATCTAAAGTGACGAATAATGGTGAGCAATGTCAGACTATGGAACCTGAAATACACCATTGCGGCAGAAAGTTCTTCCCAAGTCTTGCACAGTACTGTGTTGAGCTAGAGACAGAAAGAAAGCCATTGCACTTTGTAGAGCATCTTGCACACAACTCCAGTTGACAAGGATCATCAAAGATATGTCTTGGATTCATGTTAAATTGGAAAAGATTTGCTCAGCAATGAGATGACATGGATTCATCTTGGCACATACTATCTGAACAAGGCATAGTGGTTGGCAATGTTCAGTTTGGAACATGGAGCATACCATTGCAACAGAAAGGTTATTCCCAAAGTCTTGCACACAGTATTGTATTGGACTGGAGAGAGACAGCCTTGGAACTTTGCAGAGCATCTTGGCACACAACTCTAGTTGACAAAGATCAACGATGAGATGCCATGGGTTCATGTGAAATAGGAGAATTTAATTGCTCGGCAGTAGTAGATTGCTCTTCTTGATCTCATTAATTGGCAAAAAAATTTAAGCCTTTTGCACACAAGCAAATCATATCAAGCCTGCTGATGAGAATAAGCTAATGTTCATCCAGAATTCTGATTTGCTCTAACCATTTTACAGCATCGATTTATTCGCGGAATCCTGCTTAGCAGAAATGATAAGATATATGATTAGATAAATGAATTGCAAAGAACAAGTCAGCAGATTCACAAATTGAGTAGTCACTTTTGGCACATAGAATTGAACTGACCAAGAAAGAGCATAAATGAATAGTTGTTGCTGGTCATTCATGTCATGCATATTGTGGAATGAGCAGAAGGAACAGATAGAAACGGAGGGAAAGGGGGAAAATGGAACACATGCAAAAGTAAAAAATAACACTTTAATCAACATGGAGGTTTAAAAGCTGTGCTTGCTTCTATCTGATTGAACATTGCAAAGATCGATAAAAGATTACACCAAACACTAGCTCAGCCAGTGACAAAACACCTCTGATAAGAAGAAAGTTGTACACCACAAAATAGCAAAGCTTCACTCTTTGGAACAAAGAACAATTAGCTTATCACTCACACATGAACACATGCATATCGTATGAATGAACAACTAGTGCAGGCCATAGTAAGATATGAAATTACGGAGGAGTTAGTGAAATCAATTAGTCTTTGCCTAGAAATGGATACAGATACATATCATATAAGATTTATAATGTTTTGGTTGCATAGTTTATGTATGCAATGAAAGATAtgccagaaaagaaaaagaaatataattgAATATGGAAATAGTAGATAATCAGCACAGATTCATTCGATTATTGCATGTTTGAGTTTTCCATTGTGCATCTCTGCCTGACTAAACTCCACTGTTGTGCATCTGTCTTACTCAACTCCACTGGTAATGTCGCAGAGCTTGATATAGTTCAGCCATCATCAAGCAGCTGTGGTTGACACAAGTTCTGAGTTTAGATAAAGAGATTTAGCTCAAGCCTAATCAATATATTTCAGACCAAGTCACTGATGTGCTTAGTTCTGATCGATTTACTATTTTCAATTGCATCAATGATCAAGAGTGTAATCTAGTTTTGTGTAGTTTTGAGCTTGGGACAAGCTTAATTTTTAACCTATTTAAGCAACTGCATCAAGGTATGAATTGTGTTATTCCTAGAACAGTAAATCATCTCTTGTTTGGAAATCAGACTACCAGGTCCAACTGCAGTTACAGCTTTTGATGGAATGTTGATACATGGTGATTAACATGCATATGATATATTCATATGATGCATTTAGGCATAATAAGAATGCTGGTGTCAGAGTTGGCTCCTGCAATTCCAAATCCTGCCAAATCAGTTCTGATATCAAGCAAATGATATGTTGATGAGCAGAACCATCTAGTTGCCTGCCTAAGTCTGTCTATCTTAAGCAGAATTCACAACCTGATAGTGCCCAAGTTCATATTATTATAATGATAGGATTAATGATGCTGACAGACATCAACTTAAGAAAAAGCCCACAGATGATTTCCATCACTGTACCTTGTATTTGCTAACACTAATGTGGAGAAAGAATCCAAGTGCATCTTTGCAGAATCACCAAACAAGAAGCTTTAGGTGGCACACAACCAAGCAAAATACTAATTTTGTCTATTAGTTGATCACCACCAAATCATCTAACAAGTTGTGGTCTCTCTGTGACTACTTGAACCTGTAGCTAACATGCcataaatcttttttattttattataaatgcATCCTAACTTTAAGGATGAATATATATAACCAAGGAAGAAAGTACCTATACATGAAACATCTGACACGAAATCATCCTTCTTTTTTGTGCCATCAGCATGACATGAGGAGGACAACTTAGGAGTATGATCTGGGTTGTCATCAAAGTGAAACCCACTCAAGTGTGCCTTCCATTTTGCATGCTCGGTGGATTCCACTATGTAAGTTGAATTGGACCACGTGTGGACCTGATAAGGTTTTAGTTCTTCTCTGACtaggactcaatgcaacatgacatTGAGAGACCGAGAGACCAAGAAATTTCTTCAGGTCTTCCATTACTTCAATAAACAACTGCACTACCATAAAGATTTCTTGTATATATAATCCCCCCTTGGCCTCCACCTCTGTACTCAGTAGCCATGGCTTCTCTTTCCTCTTCTATTCTTCCTACACTAATGGTTGTTCTTATGTGTTCCCATGTCAGGGGAGAACAAGGAAGCTATCACAAGATCAGCATTCATTCTTTATTGCCTAGCAAAGTGTGTTCATCATTCAAAGGTGTGACTGTTTCTCTTCTATGCTAATTTGGTGTGATATTAGATAGTACACAGTCATCAGAGCTCTCACAATTAATATAGGAGAGAAAGATGCAACCAAAGAAATATACACTAAATTCTCTTGATGAACTTTGCTTTGCCTATTATTCTAAAGTTCTAAATTTCTAATATCATGAAGATTGGTTTAGTTCATTCTGATGCAGAAAAATTGCAAGATTATGTACAGAAAGTATGTTCTGTGTTACTTGTTCTACAGTTCTAATCTCCACTGCACTTTTACCTCTAAAAAGAACAAGGCTATTTAGGTCCTGAGATATCAATGATAGATTCACCCAAAACCAGAGAAATATACAATGGGAATGAAAGTGACTTGCATGCAGTTTAGAAATATTAGAAGGTGTGAATTCAGTGGATAATGCATCATTCATTTATGGTAGGATCCATGCCACTAACTGCAAACAAGATAAGATAGAATTCCACATGAATGAAAGGCCAAAAGTTAAGTGGCTCTCTATGACGCTTGGTTGgattcttttcatttaaaatgaattaGTATATATTTAGATCATAAACAAGcttcatgatatatatatgtgtgtgtgtgtatcaatTAGGGAGATAAATAAGCTAACTTTGTATTCTGAACTCAAGAGTCTGCAGACTTAAATTTGACGAGGTTGAAGGTAACTCACCGGCACGGACCATGCTCGCCGCTCCGCAGCCACCCGACGCCCCTCCACGAGCAGATTCTAGATGAGGATCGATCCCGAGTCGATTCACTCCGCCGCCGGATCGCCGCCGCTGCTACCTCGGCCAAGTTGGACAGGCAGCGGGGGTCGCAGGTGGGATCGAAGATCACAGTGCGGCCCGGCAGCTCTGTAAGTACCGGAAACTACGTCGTCACCGTCGGATTCGGCACCCCGAAGAGGGACCAAACCGTCATCTTCGACAccgggagcgacatcacatggatCCAGTGCCAGCCATGCGTCACCTACTGCTACGAGCAGCAAGACCCGATCTTTAACCCATCTGCCTCCTCTACTTACGCCAACATCTCGTGCAGCTCCACCTACTGCTCCGATCTCGATATCTCCGGCTGCAGCTCGTCCGCCTGTCTCTACGGGGTGCAGTACGGCGATAACTCCTTCAGCATCGGCTTCTTTGCCCAGGACACGCTCACGTTGTCCCCCACCGACGTAATACCCAAGTTCCCGTTCGGGTGCGGCGAGAGGAACCGCGGGCTCTTCGGCAAGGCCGCAGGGCTGATGGGCCTCGGCCACGGTAAGCTGTCGCTGGTCACGCAGACGTACCAAAAATACGGTGGCGTCTTCGCCTACTGCCTGCCGCCGACGTCGAGCTCCACGGGCTACTTGACCTTCGGCACCGGCTACCCATCGTCAAAAGTCAAGTTCACGCCGATGGTGACGGACGCGAGCACGCCGACTTTCTACTACCTCAATCTGATGGCTATAAGCGTCGCCGGCCAGCGCCTCCCGATATCGGCGAAAGTGTTCAACGACGCCGGGACGATCATCGACTCCGGCACCGTCATCACACGGCTCCCGCCGACGGCGTACTCCGCGCTGCGGTCGGCGTTCCGGCAGGCCATGTCAAGCTACAAGACGGCATCTGCGCTGTCCATACTGGACACGTGCTACGACTTCACAGGACACAGCACGGTGTCCATTCCGACGGTGGCGTTGCAGTTCGGCGGTGGCGTGACGATGGAGCTCGACTTGTCGGGGACACTCTACGTCGGGAGCCTGTCGCAGGTCTGCCTAGCCTTCGCCGCCAATGACGATGACAGCGATGTGGGCATACTGGGGAACGTGCAGCAGAAGACCTTCAACGTAGTCTATGATGTCTCCAAGAAAAAGATTGGGTTCGGCCCAGGAGCCTGTTAGGTTGAAGCTACTTCACCTGTGGTTGGGAGATTGATCGATTACATGAttgatgatgaacaaaccaaattAGCTATGAATAAGAATGTAAAGGCAGCAACTTTACTTCATCTGTGGTTTGGCTGTTGAATGGCAGTCTCACCGAGTCAGAAATTGCAAAGGTTGGCTATGTGTTGCTCTGCTTCGCTTGAATGAGTTGGGTTCTCAAGCAGCATTCCTTCACctaagaataagaaaaaggaaagaaattgtTGCAGATATATTAGCATCAGACACAAAAGTGAAAGAAGAAGCTGATGCTGCAGCAAAGAGTAATCTCCTAAAGAGGAGGTGAAACAACAACTTCAAGTGAAGTTGCCAAACCTGCAAGTCATGTGCTTGCGACAAAAGATTTCGACATTCCTCGATCAGAGCTCTCTGAGTACTGATTACACTGGCCAGATCTGAGGCTGCATCATCAATATCTTCAGCCTGTTGTGGGACTACTCCATTGTTAGTAGAGGCTAGTAATGTAAAAGATTAGCATGGTAGAACATTGCAACTAAATAATTCATGGGCCATAAACTGCAAGAGATTTGAAATCTTTAGCTAAAACTGAAAGAGGACTGGTGCATATCTACTTGGTGATCCAATTTATCAATACTTATTTAAACTCACTATAGTAATCTAGTAAGCATAGTTCCTTTACAGAAATTTATAAAAGTACAAATTTGGCATTCAGGAAAAATCACATAGATTTCAATACTCATACAGAATGatatgaagaaaagaaagatggaCGAAATGTGCATGGTAGTGATTGATTATATATTGTTTTGCCGAAGAACAAGCATGTTGCGATAACGAGAACAGTATACAGCAACTAGACTTGCGACAAAATTCCTTGTGTGGAAAGGACATTAATTTTTTGTAGATCAATTCACAACTCGAACAATTATATCTTTAAGTAATGTATTGTTATTTTGTGTGCAAAAATACTTCACCTTTGGTAGAAATCTCGCAACACATGGAGTCAATGAGTCCACCATAAGTAATGCAGAGTCCAGAACTTCCTTGAGTTCTCTCATATCTACCTGCAAATAAGATCAAATAATAGGTCACGATCAACCAGAAAGGCAATGAAAAATATATCACATTTCTTGGAGTGATTAACCCAAAAGGTGTCGTACCCTCGCATTCCCAGTGACTGGAAGTCGAAGTGAAGCATCTTGAAGAGCCTTTGTTGCCCCTAAAACAGATCTTGAATGTTCGTCTTCAAGAATGGTCCACTCATCCAAATGCAGCATCTAAAATAAAGAAGAGTCATGATACTATAACACTTTTTATCATATAACTATTTTTGTCACAAGTACTAGCATATGATCATGAACATTATGTTGCATGCTTTGCTCTTAGCATAAAAtggatccataaatcataaactaAAGCTCTAGCTGAATTTATAGCTTACTAAGAGGGAATTATTTCATAAGATTCACTTAAAACTCTGCCTAAAAAGAATAGAAGACAAATTTATCATCCTACCAGTGCTCCAATACAAGTATTTAAGACCACCATTATCACCATGGTGGAGACCTTAAATTTCAAGGTTTTCCTTGTGCTAGTAGCTTGATTTCCTTGAATGAGAGACAGTTAAAAGGAAATGTAAGAAGGAATGAtgcaattttcaacaaaattagaGTGATGAGCCTGGAAAATCTGATGCCTAAGCAAGCAAGTCTCAGTGGAATTGGCGAGCAGCTATTGTATTTTCTATAAACTGAACTGAAATCTCAGGCCTACTGCAAAATTCTTGCCCATTCCAAGCAGAAAAGCAAATCTTAAGAGCAAAGAGATCATGGTAGATGAGAGAATTGAAATCCATGCATATATAGATACAGATGACGATATGAAGGTAGCATCGGTAGAAGAACAAATCTTACTTGATGATGGATGATGGCCAATAAACTCTCTCTTCTTTTAATCTGTTCAAGCCGAATTCTCTTCTCTGCAACAGAGCTTTGAAGCTTTGAAATCCTCACCGAGAGCCCGTACAGTGATTTCTGAGAATAACTCAATACTGTTCAGTATCTGTTTTGTGATCAACGAAAAAGAAAAATCTAAGCATCACTGCAGCCTCCACCACACTCACTAACCTCAGCAGCAACCCACCGAGGTTCCACTGCCCTCAGTGCTCTCGCATTGACAAATCTCCACTGCATGTAATGGTTGTCGAGTAGCCTAAGTACATGGGCA encodes:
- the LOC135584455 gene encoding aspartyl protease family protein At5g10770-like isoform X2, with amino-acid sequence MASLSSSILPTLMVVLMCSHVRGEQGSYHKISIHSLLPSKVCSSFKDLNLTRLKVTHRHGPCSPLRSHPTPLHEQILDEDRSRVDSLRRRIAAAATSAKLDRQRGSQVGSKITVRPGSSVSTGNYVVTVGFGTPKRDQTVIFDTGSDITWIQCQPCVTYCYEQQDPIFNPSASSTYANISCSSTYCSDLDISGCSSSACLYGVQYGDNSFSIGFFAQDTLTLSPTDVIPKFPFGCGERNRGLFGKAAGLMGLGHGKLSLVTQTYQKYGGVFAYCLPPTSSSTGYLTFGTGYPSSKVKFTPMVTDASTPTFYYLNLMAISVAGQRLPISAKVFNDAGTIIDSGTVITRLPPTAYSALRSAFRQAMSSYKTASALSILDTCYDFTGHSTVSIPTVALQFGGGVTMELDLSGTLYVGSLSQVCLAFAANDDDSDVGILGNVQQKTFNVVYDVSKKKIGFGPGAC
- the LOC135584455 gene encoding aspartyl protease family protein At5g10770-like isoform X1 yields the protein MASLSSSILPTLMVVLMCSHVRGEQGSYHKISIHSLLPSKVCSSFKESADLNLTRLKVTHRHGPCSPLRSHPTPLHEQILDEDRSRVDSLRRRIAAAATSAKLDRQRGSQVGSKITVRPGSSVSTGNYVVTVGFGTPKRDQTVIFDTGSDITWIQCQPCVTYCYEQQDPIFNPSASSTYANISCSSTYCSDLDISGCSSSACLYGVQYGDNSFSIGFFAQDTLTLSPTDVIPKFPFGCGERNRGLFGKAAGLMGLGHGKLSLVTQTYQKYGGVFAYCLPPTSSSTGYLTFGTGYPSSKVKFTPMVTDASTPTFYYLNLMAISVAGQRLPISAKVFNDAGTIIDSGTVITRLPPTAYSALRSAFRQAMSSYKTASALSILDTCYDFTGHSTVSIPTVALQFGGGVTMELDLSGTLYVGSLSQVCLAFAANDDDSDVGILGNVQQKTFNVVYDVSKKKIGFGPGAC